One stretch of Amblyraja radiata isolate CabotCenter1 chromosome 9, sAmbRad1.1.pri, whole genome shotgun sequence DNA includes these proteins:
- the LOC116977076 gene encoding uncharacterized protein LOC116977076 isoform X1 produces MAKIGQQWLNLPQDILLEVFRYLSFEEMANVRATCKYFHQLIDHPTLWLNKTVVLKRLQSCNSCFWTTLRKRRIRCLVIKEATSKQLQKMVNLIPNLTSVSMNVKMNTERLRTLRPLANLQNLQLSNSSLVLDQELLSEVVTFKQLTTLVLCSSLFGRSSSLCLLADLKKLQSLTLHIRQKNPPLLSFQYILFRLPKLRELSLSSVDTWENLSLCFTAPEIRTSKQPDGFEPPCISQLQLERLTLLNSTNGPLSRKALNQLRNVRSLSVSLTRPCVLLNTNFVHSMLDNLPNITELELSWNGPLAEFVNVLPLELTKIDLINARLSNVDVQLLSDSSGKSLKHLSLVLCNGITETMLKQLPKQFPFLQTLDLSGYRLLNQENLFGLVEMPFLKEIVISNNPHLTGTVMKQFRTLTDNRVHVTQKSKRNYNGCDCIFYSQLLS; encoded by the exons ATGGCAAAAATAGGTCAACAATGGTTAAATCTACCTCAGGATATATTGTTGGAAGTATTTCGGTATCTTTCATTTGAGGAAATGGCTAATGTTCGTGCAACTTGCAAGTATTTCCATCAATTGATTGACCATCCTACTCTGTGGCTGAACAAGACGGTTGTCCTAAAACGTTTACAAAGCTGTAACTCCTGTTTTTGGACAACACTCAGAAAAAGGAGAATAAGATGTCTGGTGATTAAGGAAGCAACATCGAAGCAATTGCAGAAGATGGTTAATTTAATTCCTAACTTGACATCTGTTTCTATGAATGTGAAAATGAACACGGAAAGACTGCGTACCCTGAGACCACTGGCAAACTTGCAAAACCTGCAGCTGAGTAACAGTTCATTAGTGCTAGACCAAGAGTTGCTGAGCGAAGTGGTTACCTTCAAACAATTGACAACATTGGTTTTATGTTCTTCGTTATTTGGCCGTAGCAGTTCGCTGTGCCTCcttgcagatttaaaaaagttgCAATCTTTGACACTTCATATAAGGCAGAAGAACCCTCCATTGTTATCATTTCAGTATATTTTGTTCCGGTTGCCAAAACTGAGAGAACTGTCATTGAGTTCTGTGGACACTTGGGAGAATTTATCACTGtgttttacagcaccagaaattAGGACTTCTAAACAGCCAG ATGGGTTTGAGCCACCCTGCATTTCACAGCTTCAGTTAGAGAGGCTGACTCTTCTCAATAGCACAAATGGTCCACTGTCCAGGAAAGCGCTCAACCAACTTCGGAATGTCCGTAGCCTTTCTGTGAGTCTTACCAGGCCCTGCGTTTTATTGAACACCAATTTTGTGCATAGCATGCTGGACAACCTGCCAAATATTACTGAATTAGAACTGTCCT GGAATGGACCACTTGCTGAATTTGTGAACGTTTTACCTTTGGAGCTCACAAAAATTGATTTGATAAATGCAAGACTTTCGAATGTCGATGTACAGCTTCTCTCTGATTCTTCAGGAAAAAGCCTTAAACATCTAAGCTTGGTCCTCTGCAATGGTATTACTGAAACAATGTTAAAGCAACTGCCCAAGCAGTTTCCTTTCTTGCAGACCCTAGACCTAAG TGGTTATAGATTGTTGAATCAAGAAAATTTGTTTGGCTTGGTGGAGATGCCATTTCTCAAGGAAATCGTAATTTCGAACAATCCACATCTAACGGGCACAGTGATGAAGCAATTTCGGACTTTAACTGACAACAGAGTACACGTGACTCAGAAGAGCAAAAGAAATTACAATGGATGTGATTGCATATTTTATTCACAGTTATTGAGTTGA
- the LOC116977076 gene encoding uncharacterized protein LOC116977076 isoform X2 — protein MAKIGQQWLNLPQDILLEVFRYLSFEEMANVRATCKYFHQLIDHPTLWLNKTVVLKRLQSCNSCFWTTLRKRRIRCLVIKEATSKQLQKMVNLIPNLTSVSMNVKMNTERLRTLRPLANLQNLQLSNSSLVLDQELLSEVVTFKQLTTLVLCSSLFGRSSSLCLLADLKKLQSLTLHIRQKNPPLLSFQYILFRLPKLRELSLSSVDTWENLSLCFTAPEIRTSKQPGNGPLAEFVNVLPLELTKIDLINARLSNVDVQLLSDSSGKSLKHLSLVLCNGITETMLKQLPKQFPFLQTLDLSGYRLLNQENLFGLVEMPFLKEIVISNNPHLTGTVMKQFRTLTDNRVHVTQKSKRNYNGCDCIFYSQLLS, from the exons ATGGCAAAAATAGGTCAACAATGGTTAAATCTACCTCAGGATATATTGTTGGAAGTATTTCGGTATCTTTCATTTGAGGAAATGGCTAATGTTCGTGCAACTTGCAAGTATTTCCATCAATTGATTGACCATCCTACTCTGTGGCTGAACAAGACGGTTGTCCTAAAACGTTTACAAAGCTGTAACTCCTGTTTTTGGACAACACTCAGAAAAAGGAGAATAAGATGTCTGGTGATTAAGGAAGCAACATCGAAGCAATTGCAGAAGATGGTTAATTTAATTCCTAACTTGACATCTGTTTCTATGAATGTGAAAATGAACACGGAAAGACTGCGTACCCTGAGACCACTGGCAAACTTGCAAAACCTGCAGCTGAGTAACAGTTCATTAGTGCTAGACCAAGAGTTGCTGAGCGAAGTGGTTACCTTCAAACAATTGACAACATTGGTTTTATGTTCTTCGTTATTTGGCCGTAGCAGTTCGCTGTGCCTCcttgcagatttaaaaaagttgCAATCTTTGACACTTCATATAAGGCAGAAGAACCCTCCATTGTTATCATTTCAGTATATTTTGTTCCGGTTGCCAAAACTGAGAGAACTGTCATTGAGTTCTGTGGACACTTGGGAGAATTTATCACTGtgttttacagcaccagaaattAGGACTTCTAAACAGCCAG GGAATGGACCACTTGCTGAATTTGTGAACGTTTTACCTTTGGAGCTCACAAAAATTGATTTGATAAATGCAAGACTTTCGAATGTCGATGTACAGCTTCTCTCTGATTCTTCAGGAAAAAGCCTTAAACATCTAAGCTTGGTCCTCTGCAATGGTATTACTGAAACAATGTTAAAGCAACTGCCCAAGCAGTTTCCTTTCTTGCAGACCCTAGACCTAAG TGGTTATAGATTGTTGAATCAAGAAAATTTGTTTGGCTTGGTGGAGATGCCATTTCTCAAGGAAATCGTAATTTCGAACAATCCACATCTAACGGGCACAGTGATGAAGCAATTTCGGACTTTAACTGACAACAGAGTACACGTGACTCAGAAGAGCAAAAGAAATTACAATGGATGTGATTGCATATTTTATTCACAGTTATTGAGTTGA